A genome region from Calliopsis andreniformis isolate RMS-2024a chromosome 2, iyCalAndr_principal, whole genome shotgun sequence includes the following:
- the LOC143186152 gene encoding uncharacterized protein LOC143186152, whose translation MRFLRQSIHTEHLKKLYGEPIGTKIKYFWRKGWDEIPELMIFMPIVIGASVAAGFILREMANDTKVPKYYNNITIYRPNNPRVATITKDETLKPEKPPMW comes from the exons ATGAGGTTTCTAAGGCAGTCAATACATACTGAACATTTAAAGAAATTATATGGAGAACCAATCG GAACGAAAATCAAGTATTTTTGGCGGAAAGGTTGGGACGAAATTCCAGAACTTATGATATTTATGCCTATCGTTATAGGAGCTAGTGTTGCAGCAGGGTTCATTTTACGAGAAATGGCAAATGATACCAAAGTTCCAAAATACTATAACAACATAACCA TTTACAGACCTAATAATCCTAGAGTTGCAACCATTACGAAAGACGAGACTTTGAAACCAGAGAAACCACCAATGTGGTAA